The window TGAGAGCCGATAAACCCATCCGCTCCAGTCACTAGTACTTTTTTCATGATAATCCTTTGCTTTTGAAAGAGGCATCAGGGCCTAGCGTTTCAACTAATCTCTAGAATCGTCGAATTGTTGAATGAAGTCGTATAATTCAACATTAAGATAATCCGCTAATCCAATTAAGTCGTGTCGTTGCTGAGCCGCGAAAGCCTGTCCAACAAGTTGATTCAGTGTATATTGTGCTTGGGGCGACAATTGACTAGAAAGTGCAATCAGTCGATCAATTACCTGTAACATTGATTCAGCGCCGAAGGATTCTTCTGCCAGTAAAAAATGCTTAGCAGCAGCACGTAAATCCATGAGTACATTATCGACATCTACTGTCATAACTTTGACCTTAAGTTTTTAATGTCCATATGTTGGCACCCCTTAATTTTGGCGCCGAGTGTACTGGTCGTGTGAAAAACGGTGTTGGGATGAACTCTAATATAAGCTTCGAGGGCATCGATATAGCTAATGAAACTAAGGCTGGTAGTTACCTTTTTGCCTTGGTTATTTAACACCCATTGGTGCGATGCTTGCGATGCAATGTGCATATTAAGTTCGCCATCGGCCCAACATGTATGGGTTTTATTATTGGGGAAACTCAAATCACAGCCAATTAAAAACACTTCTTTTGCTTGCATTTTTACTGCTAGGTCAACTGCTGGGTGAAGCACACTGCCTCCAGTATAAAGAGTATCATGATGCTTAATCGCTCGCAGACTGTCATATAAGGCGTGTTTGCCATAGGCTACAAATCGCTTTCCCTGCCAACGTATTAGTACCTCTGATGACAATCTTGGAAAATAGACTAAATTGATCCCCGCCGATTGAGTTGGCAACAGATGTGTCTCATTAATATCTGCATCGATACTCACTACTATATTCGGTCTAATACCATTTTGTAATAAAGGTTTTAATGCCGTATCAACGGCAATGATAAGTGGCCGATTTTTACGCTTAGAAATACACTCAAGCTGAGATAGCGCCGCCTCTAAAGAAGGGCCAGCACCGACTACGATGACTTGCTGTCGAGGTACAAGGTAAAGCTCGGAAACATCATCGTCTTGCTGTACTAGCGCTGTATTTTGCTGAAAGCGCGCCAGAATTTGAGGGTCTTGGGTTTGATGTGATCTTGCCGCAAAGAGAGTCTGGTAGTGGATTAATATTTTATTTCTTAACACTGCACCATCATCATCGGCTAACACCAATTCCGCTGAAGAGGTAATGAAAGGTAAGATTAATGTACTTTCTGGTGTGGCGAGATGCAATTCGCATTTAGGATTGGATAACCAATCGGTTTGATCGGTATAGCTGAGCACTAATTGAGTGATCGCCACATTAAGCAAGGTTACATTCAGTTTTTCTAGCGGGTAGCTAAGTAAGAGTTCTCGAGGTAAATCGCCTAAGCCTAAGCCATACAAATGAACGATATGACTATGAGAAGGTAACTGATCAATATTGAGATTCACTTCTGCCATACGGTCATGGCGACTGCTCAATTGAATACCATTAACGCTAATTGTTTGGTTTTGGCCTTGAACTAGGTGCGAATCTAGGTGGTTGATAGATTGGCTTTTAATTGTTGCCGCGACGATAGGCCAGCGACGTTCGATAATGGCAATGTTTGATGTGAACAGGTCGGTCATTCCGCATCCTCTGGAATTGCTTATTTCAGACGCCAGTTCGATCACTATCTGGTCTCTCCACAGGGACTCGAACCCCGATCGGCCGCTTAGGAGGCGGCTGCTCTATCCTGTTGAGCTATAGAGAGACGACAGTGATTATACTGGTTTTATCTCTGATTAAAAGGCTTATGATTTAGTTGCTTAAATCTTAAGCGCTATGTCGTTTATCTGCACATTGTAGGCTGCATTTTGGTCTAAAAGTACTGCTGTAGAGCTTTCTTCACTCACTTGTTCGATTTTTACCGTGGCTCGACTTTTGGTTGCGACTGCGCGCATTTCATTGAGTCGATCGGGTAGGTTTTGCTGTAATACGACTTGGAATTTATCCCCAACACGAATGCCATGTTTACGGCCGAGATTTAAAATGATCCTGTCCGCTTGGCGGCTCACGACTTGGCCGAGTAAGGGTCTGCAATTGAGTGTACTGTCTAAATCGTGGGTAGCCTGTTGCATTAACTTAGTAATATTTTTGCCATAGGATGATCGCCAGAATCTGTCCGTATTCGGGGCAATAATGGCTTGTTCTTCAAATTCCCATGGCGATGATGTGCTGTAGCTTTTACTCCAGACTTCTTCGCCACTGATCCCATGATAAAGGCTAAGTTTGAACTGGAATTGCCTGAGTGGAGCTTCATCCCAGAATCCTAGGAAGGTTGGCTGCAATGGCTCCATTGAGATATCCATGATTTGTGGTTGGAGGATATATTGGCTGTCGGTAATTTCACTGAGCCAGCTTGGGAGTCGATAACCGCGAATATCCACTAGATCTTGTTTAATATCGAGCAGCTCTTTAGCGTGAGTGTGGCTAAAACCTGTGGAAGAGTAATCTTCTATAACACTGCCTAATTTTTCTGAGATCACTTCTTCAAAGCCTGAAAGCTGTCCGTATCTGAGCTGAGTACGATCTTTGATTTGTGCTTGAGGGATTAGAATCGCGGCCTTTAATTGTCCATTTGGACACTGCTGCGTAGGATCATCATTTAGATCGAGTCGTAGGGACACATAAATTTTGTTTCCCTGGATTCGTTCGCTAACGAGTTGGATGCTGATGGCTTGGGCGTTGCGATTTATCGCGAAGTTATTCTGTGTAAGGTTTCCGTTAGAGGTTTGTTGTTCACTGGAGATTTGAATGCCTGTGCTTAATGTAGCGTAGCTAACGGCTTGATTAATTGCTTCTTCCCTTGCTTGAGCCGTATTACCATTGATAATAGTCGCTTCACCACTGGCTTCTATCCATTCGGCCCGAGTAGGCAAAGACAGCAGTGCAAGGCTCAAAATGATGAGCGAAGCTGAACGTGGTATGTGCATCAATACAATCCTTATCGCTAAGCTATTGGCGAGCTTGCTAATCGAGCCAGTTTCCTGACACTTAATCTAATATACCGACAAAGCAAATTTCATGCCTGAGTAACGAGAGTTTTCGATAAAGTTTCCATTGGCGCAGTCGATATACAGCGTATGAGCATAATATTGTCGGGCTGGAGCAATTTTGGTCCGAAGATTGCTGGCTTTTGTTACTCACAAAAATGAGACGCGTAGAGTGTGAGTGATTTAATTGCCAGTACACCCACAGATGAGGTAAATCCAATGCTAAAGCGTGTGATTATTCCCTTAACATTACTGATGTTAGGTGGATGTGTGGCTAAATCGGTTACACCGCCCAAGCCGAGTTTAGTGGATGGCAATGGGTTGCCGCCAACGGCAGTGATCAACCATTTAGCACAGCGAATTGTGACAGAGCTCGTTAAGCAAAATGATGCTCTGCGTTCTGATCAACCAATTGTTGTCGCAACCCCTGTATTAGTGGGTGACATGAATGGCACAAATGCGTTGGCGCAGCAGTTACAGCAAGGATTAATGACGTCGCTCCATAGCTTTCAGTTTAATGTAGTGGATTTAAATTTAGCTGATGGCTTGAGAGTGACGGCTAATGGGGATTTTATTTTGACGCGAGATTGGCAACAATTGTCGAAAAATCTTCCCGTTGAGCATCTTGTTGTATCGACTATGAGCCCCGTTACCAATGGTATGGCGATCAATACTCGGATTGTGAACATAAGTAACAATCGTGTGGTATCAGCCTCTCAAACTTTTGTGACTCAAAAAGAGTTGGCAAACTACATGCAGCCTTCGGAGCAAATTGTGTCACAAAATGGCATCTTATATCGTCAGGCGAGTCCAGGCATGAATGAAGTCCGTGTTTTAGGAGATGGAAAATGAAACGCTACCTTTTAGTTATTGCGGCGCTAATGCTAACTGGCTGCGCTGCTAAAGATAGATATGTGCAATGGGAAGATGTGCCGCCGCCGAGTTTTCCTAAGTTAACGGCCATAGGATATGCGCCCTTAGCGACTCAACCGGCTAAAGAGCAATCACAAAGAGTGTTGATGGCCATGCAAGCATCAAAAATTGTGGCCTATCGTGAATTAGCAGAACAAGTTTATGGGCAGAAAATAACGGCAAACAGCAGTGTCAGTGATTGGATGTTGACGGACGATAATGTTAAAGCGTCGGTTTCTGGTGTGATCCGTGGGGCGCGGGTCGTTAAGAGTTATCCAGCTGGCGATCATTATGTCACTGAGTTAGAACTGGATTTTTCACAGGTATGGGCGCTGTATCAACAACAGAGTCGTCCACAGCGAGTGAAAGAAGTCACGTATTTCTAGTCATTTCTACATGACTCTATTGAGCCGCGTACTATGCGAGTAGTTATGCGGCTTTTCTTTTTCTGCACAAGTATCAAAGTCTAATCTTTAATCAAAGCAGAGCTTAGAAGCGGGAAATACAGAGTGGAAATTGATGCGCCTGTTAGGCCTTTAAATCATTGCCTAAACTTGAGATAGTTGAGGTCTTGCCTTTATCGTTATACGTAAGGCTGGAGGCGTTTCTGCTAGCTTGTAAAGCTTGAGCGAAGCGATTCAGGCTGGCTAAATTCATCTCAATTAAACTGGCATTTTGATCGTTCAGTTCTTTGCATTCAGTTAATGCGTCTTTGACAACGGCCATTTTATGCACGAGTTCACTTTGCTGAGTGAGTTGAGACTTATCAGTGTGGTTTGCCAGAATATCGTCATTAGTCTTGAGTTCTTTCAGACATTGTGATTTTTCGTTAGCAAGAGAAAGCAGTAAATCGGCGTTTTGGTCAACCAAAGCGCCTTTTTCCTTGAGTATGATTTGCTTAAGAACAGCCAAATGGGCGTGTTGTAGATCTACCAGTTTAGCTATTTCAGTCATAGTTACTCTTTATTCAAGTCATTAAGTTCGGCTTCAAAACTTGCAATATTGGCAGCCAACTTTTCAGGGTCAATTTTATAGCGGCCTTCGGCGATAGCCTGTTTAATTTCGGCCACTTTCTTTTGATCAACTTCAGGAAGGCTCGCCATTTTAGTCTGAGCTCCTTGAAGTTGTTGCGCTTGCGCTGTAATCACCACTGAGTCGCTTCTTTGTGGTGTTGTCGATTTTGTGGCAACTTGAGCAGATTGATCGCTGCTAGTTTTAGTTGCACCTGAACGAACTTGTGTGGTCGTTGCAGTGTTGAGTTTGCTAATATCAATTGCCATTTTCGGCTCCAGCGTCGTGTGTACGGGATTTCTTAACTGGGGTATCGGCAGCTTATAAAAAAGCTTTAGATTATTTTACATTCTTACTTCAACTTCGCCAATGCCCGTGACTATAGCATCTAGTTCTTTGTTTGAACTGCTATTTTTGACTCTGATCCGATCGCCTTTATTGCCATCTTGTAGGGCTTCGCCCGCAGTTTTAAGTTCGAATGAGTTAGAACGAACATAAATAGATACCGAGTCGTTTTTACACACGAAGCATAAGTTATTGCTCAATATAGGATAATCCTTCGAGACGCGTCGTTTGACTCGCACACCAGCTAATTTACTTGGATCATCAAATTCAGCGCCCCGTAAACTATTTTGCTCAATGTAACGGATTTCAACTTGGCTAGGGGAGATGAGTTCGCCAGGTGCTAAGGTTTCAGTTGTGACAACAACGGGGAATAAAATATCCACTCTAACCGAGATATAAATTTGCCAAGGGTAAGCGAGCTCTTGCGTATTGCAGCTGACTTTTAGGGTGTTATTACGGCTAATTTCCCTGTCACTAGCCAATTCAACCTGAATTGGCGACGAACATTGTGACGGCAGCATTCTTGCGTCAACTATTTGCGGCGAAATATCGACTTTGGCATTCGCTGGCACGGATATCTTTTCTGAAATAAGCGCTTTAGCTAATTCTGAGATGGCCGATACGGTGGGAACAATAGGCTCTGCACTCGCAAAAGCGGGCATGAAGAGGGCGAAAACACTAAAAAAACAGACTAAATTTACTTTCATAATGAAGAGACTAGCTTGTAACGCCAGAATGCACCTATACTTTTATCAAGTTCGAAGCTGACCACTGTAATAATATTTTGCATCACTGTCAGAAGATTGACTCAGTTTCGACTATGTTTATCGATAGATAAGACGTAAGCAATTAATATGCCTATACTCAAACGAGTCATAGGGCCGTACATAAACAGAACAACAAGGCAGAGTTATGTCGAGTATTCTTGATTCAGTCAACAAACGAACCCAGCTCGTTGGTCAAAACCGTTTAGAATTGCTGCTTTTTAAATTAAACGGTCGTCAACGGTTTGGGATTAACGTGTTTAAGGTGAAAGAAGTACTGCAGTGCCCGCCACTGACAACTTTGCCTAAACTTAATCCTTATGTTAAAGGTGTCGCGCATATTCGCGGTACGACTATTTCAGTTATTGATCTGAGTGCGGCAACAGGTGGTAGACCTTTAGCGAGTACTGAAAACTGTTTCATCATTATTTCTGAATATAACCGCAGCGTTCAAGGCTTCTTGGTCAGTTCTGTTGAGCGGATTATCAACATGAATTGGGAAGCGATTATGCCTCCGCCTCAAGGCGCCGGTCGTTATTCTTATCTGACGGCTGTAACTGAGATTGAAGGTGAATTGGTTGAAATTCTCGACGTAGAAAAAATCTTAGATGAGATTTCACCGGTTAAAACCGCTATCAGTGAAGAAGCCAATGAAAAGCTGACCCTCGACAGAACCCAGCATTACCATATTATGGTTATCGATGATTCTGCCGTGGCGCGTAAGCAAATTATTCGTTCACTCGAGTCATTGAACTTACAAATTGATACCGCAAAAGATGGTCGAGAAGCATTAGATAAGCTTAAAGAAATCGCCAAAGAAATGGACAATGTTGCCGATGAAATCCCTCTCATTATCTCAGACATTGAGATGCCTGAAATGGATGGTTATACCCTGACCGCTGAGATCCGAGATGATCCTAAGCTCAAGCATATTAAAGTGGTACTGCACACATCGTTAAGTGGTGTATTCAATCAGGCAATGGTTCAAAAAGTGGGGGCCAATGACTTTATCGCTAAGTTTAATCCCGACGAACTGGCTGCTGCCGTGAATAAACACTTAAGTTTGTAAGTGCAGTAGTTAGTACCTAGATACGCTTTACGCTATAATCTCGACTTTATAACATGATGGTTTCGCACTGATTTTGGTGCTTGCTATAGGATTTAGGATGTGAATGTGCCAAATAAATCACTCGCTGAAGCTGAATATAATCAATTTAGGTTGTTCTTAGAGCAACACAGCGGCATCGTACTGGGTGAAAATAAGCAATATCTGGTGCGCAGTCGTCTAGCTCCTCTGATGGGGAAATATAACCTGCCATCCTTATCCGATGTGGTTAAGCATTCGATGAAGCCAACGGAACGTGCGCTTCGGGCTGAAGTGATCGATGCTATGACGACCAATGAAACCCTTTGGTTTCGTGATCGTTATCCATTTGAGTTATTGCATAACGTTTTGTTACCTGAGTACAGTCGTTTAGGTCGTCCACTTAAGATTTGGTCAGCCGCGTGTTCATCTGGGCAAGAACCCTATTCATTGGCGATGACGATTCTTGAGTATCAGCAGAAGAAGCCTGGTGCGCTTGCGGGCAGTGCGTCAATTCAAGCCACGGATTTATCGCCTTCCATGTTGGAACGTTGCAAAA of the Shewanella baltica genome contains:
- a CDS encoding motility associated factor glycosyltransferase family protein produces the protein MTDLFTSNIAIIERRWPIVAATIKSQSINHLDSHLVQGQNQTISVNGIQLSSRHDRMAEVNLNIDQLPSHSHIVHLYGLGLGDLPRELLLSYPLEKLNVTLLNVAITQLVLSYTDQTDWLSNPKCELHLATPESTLILPFITSSAELVLADDDGAVLRNKILIHYQTLFAARSHQTQDPQILARFQQNTALVQQDDDVSELYLVPRQQVIVVGAGPSLEAALSQLECISKRKNRPLIIAVDTALKPLLQNGIRPNIVVSIDADINETHLLPTQSAGINLVYFPRLSSEVLIRWQGKRFVAYGKHALYDSLRAIKHHDTLYTGGSVLHPAVDLAVKMQAKEVFLIGCDLSFPNNKTHTCWADGELNMHIASQASHQWVLNNQGKKVTTSLSFISYIDALEAYIRVHPNTVFHTTSTLGAKIKGCQHMDIKNLRSKL
- a CDS encoding flagellar assembly protein FlgT translates to MHIPRSASLIILSLALLSLPTRAEWIEASGEATIINGNTAQAREEAINQAVSYATLSTGIQISSEQQTSNGNLTQNNFAINRNAQAISIQLVSERIQGNKIYVSLRLDLNDDPTQQCPNGQLKAAILIPQAQIKDRTQLRYGQLSGFEEVISEKLGSVIEDYSSTGFSHTHAKELLDIKQDLVDIRGYRLPSWLSEITDSQYILQPQIMDISMEPLQPTFLGFWDEAPLRQFQFKLSLYHGISGEEVWSKSYSTSSPWEFEEQAIIAPNTDRFWRSSYGKNITKLMQQATHDLDSTLNCRPLLGQVVSRQADRIILNLGRKHGIRVGDKFQVVLQQNLPDRLNEMRAVATKSRATVKIEQVSEESSTAVLLDQNAAYNVQINDIALKI
- a CDS encoding FlgO family outer membrane protein, producing MLKRVIIPLTLLMLGGCVAKSVTPPKPSLVDGNGLPPTAVINHLAQRIVTELVKQNDALRSDQPIVVATPVLVGDMNGTNALAQQLQQGLMTSLHSFQFNVVDLNLADGLRVTANGDFILTRDWQQLSKNLPVEHLVVSTMSPVTNGMAINTRIVNISNNRVVSASQTFVTQKELANYMQPSEQIVSQNGILYRQASPGMNEVRVLGDGK
- a CDS encoding LPP20 family lipoprotein; this encodes MKRYLLVIAALMLTGCAAKDRYVQWEDVPPPSFPKLTAIGYAPLATQPAKEQSQRVLMAMQASKIVAYRELAEQVYGQKITANSSVSDWMLTDDNVKASVSGVIRGARVVKSYPAGDHYVTELELDFSQVWALYQQQSRPQRVKEVTYF
- a CDS encoding flagella synthesis protein FlgN, with the translated sequence MTEIAKLVDLQHAHLAVLKQIILKEKGALVDQNADLLLSLANEKSQCLKELKTNDDILANHTDKSQLTQQSELVHKMAVVKDALTECKELNDQNASLIEMNLASLNRFAQALQASRNASSLTYNDKGKTSTISSLGNDLKA
- the flgM gene encoding flagellar biosynthesis anti-sigma factor FlgM codes for the protein MAIDISKLNTATTTQVRSGATKTSSDQSAQVATKSTTPQRSDSVVITAQAQQLQGAQTKMASLPEVDQKKVAEIKQAIAEGRYKIDPEKLAANIASFEAELNDLNKE
- the flgA gene encoding flagellar basal body P-ring formation chaperone FlgA, coding for MKVNLVCFFSVFALFMPAFASAEPIVPTVSAISELAKALISEKISVPANAKVDISPQIVDARMLPSQCSSPIQVELASDREISRNNTLKVSCNTQELAYPWQIYISVRVDILFPVVVTTETLAPGELISPSQVEIRYIEQNSLRGAEFDDPSKLAGVRVKRRVSKDYPILSNNLCFVCKNDSVSIYVRSNSFELKTAGEALQDGNKGDRIRVKNSSSNKELDAIVTGIGEVEVRM
- a CDS encoding chemotaxis protein CheV → MSSILDSVNKRTQLVGQNRLELLLFKLNGRQRFGINVFKVKEVLQCPPLTTLPKLNPYVKGVAHIRGTTISVIDLSAATGGRPLASTENCFIIISEYNRSVQGFLVSSVERIINMNWEAIMPPPQGAGRYSYLTAVTEIEGELVEILDVEKILDEISPVKTAISEEANEKLTLDRTQHYHIMVIDDSAVARKQIIRSLESLNLQIDTAKDGREALDKLKEIAKEMDNVADEIPLIISDIEMPEMDGYTLTAEIRDDPKLKHIKVVLHTSLSGVFNQAMVQKVGANDFIAKFNPDELAAAVNKHLSL
- a CDS encoding CheR family methyltransferase, translating into MNVPNKSLAEAEYNQFRLFLEQHSGIVLGENKQYLVRSRLAPLMGKYNLPSLSDVVKHSMKPTERALRAEVIDAMTTNETLWFRDRYPFELLHNVLLPEYSRLGRPLKIWSAACSSGQEPYSLAMTILEYQQKKPGALAGSASIQATDLSPSMLERCKNAEYDSLALARGLSEERKRQFFDALPSGNMKLKDNVKRLVNFRAHNLLESYSLLGKFDIIFCRNVLIYFAPEAKAKILRQFAAALNPKGILFLGASESIAGLTDEFDMVRCNPGIYYQKKT